The Sphaerospermopsis torques-reginae ITEP-024 genome has a window encoding:
- a CDS encoding TIGR04255 family protein, with protein sequence MAIINPLIAQPPNEVSLKKAPLVRVIAQIRFPLITSIENKSFIGGFQEAIRDKYPILQQEQTRSLVFGSQGVTQSEQVTWRFVDAQGNWRLSLSPDFVALETTAYTSRSDFIARLENLLIALNEHIKPKIVQRFGVRYIDRLVGQAVNDISKLVRSEITGIVALDFGEYIHQSINESLFSLPGGEDQIIARWGLISPNGTFDPDAIEPVDEPSWILDLDMSLSKQRDFDVEELLNEAQRFAERIYTFFRWAVTDEFLQHFGGEP encoded by the coding sequence GTGGCCATAATCAATCCACTTATTGCACAACCGCCAAACGAGGTGTCTTTAAAAAAAGCACCTCTAGTTCGTGTTATTGCACAAATACGCTTTCCTCTGATTACGTCAATTGAAAATAAAAGCTTTATAGGAGGATTTCAAGAAGCTATTAGAGATAAGTATCCAATATTACAACAAGAGCAGACCCGCAGCTTAGTTTTTGGTTCTCAAGGTGTTACGCAGTCTGAACAAGTAACTTGGAGATTTGTAGATGCTCAAGGTAATTGGCGCTTATCACTATCACCTGACTTCGTAGCACTTGAAACAACTGCTTATACAAGTCGTAGTGATTTTATAGCACGGTTAGAAAACTTGCTAATAGCACTTAATGAACACATTAAACCTAAAATTGTTCAACGATTCGGTGTGAGATATATTGATCGGCTCGTTGGACAAGCAGTAAATGATATATCTAAGCTTGTACGCTCAGAAATTACAGGTATTGTAGCATTAGACTTTGGAGAATATATTCATCAGAGTATCAATGAATCTTTGTTTAGTTTACCTGGGGGAGAAGACCAGATAATTGCGCGTTGGGGGTTAATTTCTCCTAATGGAACTTTTGATCCAGATGCAATTGAACCAGTTGATGAACCTAGCTGGATACTTGATTTAGATATGTCTCTTTCAAAACAACGAGATTTTGATGTTGAAGAACTTCTGAATGAAGCACAGCGTTTTGCTGAAAGAATTTATACTTTTTTCAGATGGGCAGTAACTGATGAATTTTTGCAGCATTTTGGAGGTGAACCATGA
- a CDS encoding XRE family transcriptional regulator, with product MTTSGLTFPSTNSAETTQIALNQLRKLSGLTWDQLARLFNVSRRSIHFWASGQPLSRFNEEKLNRLLATVQYINRGSASLNRSLLLTPGSDSQLPFDLLVADEYEEVKRIIGYGNAPERPQLAPLSEDARASRRPPNPADLVDALQEPIHREVGRSKPARAVRSRKNGSGQ from the coding sequence ATGACAACGAGTGGGTTGACTTTTCCATCAACTAATTCTGCGGAAACAACACAAATTGCTCTTAACCAACTGAGAAAGTTAAGTGGATTGACCTGGGATCAACTTGCTAGGCTTTTTAATGTTTCACGTAGAAGTATTCACTTTTGGGCTAGTGGCCAGCCATTATCTCGTTTTAATGAGGAGAAGCTTAATCGCCTTTTGGCTACTGTTCAGTATATTAATCGGGGAAGTGCCAGTCTTAATCGTAGTCTTTTATTAACTCCTGGTAGTGATAGTCAACTTCCTTTCGATCTCTTGGTAGCTGATGAATATGAAGAGGTAAAACGAATTATTGGTTATGGTAATGCTCCTGAAAGACCACAATTAGCTCCCTTATCTGAGGATGCACGTGCGTCACGTAGACCACCCAATCCGGCTGATCTAGTTGATGCTCTACAAGAGCCTATCCATCGTGAAGTTGGACGATCCAAACCTGCTAGAGCGGTAAGGAGCCGCAAAAACGGTAGTGGACAATGA
- a CDS encoding MFS transporter: MSSSKQKQIPPNTKAAHDPFAAMRFRDYRLFTIGRVLLFTGGQMQTVAIGWELYERTHSPLALGGVGLAQVTPMILLTLIAGHVADKYNRQRTTLLAIFLLAVCSLGLGVISYTKGAIFLVYACLVLMGVARAFLKPASDALMWQLIPTNVFANAATWVSSSFQLASVIGPALGGFAIAIFKSATPVYIVAAIASLLCLASVAAIKPQKTNFAKEPISLKSLAAGAEFVWNNQIILAAITLDLFAVLFGGAVALLPVYAKDILQVGPVELGYLQAAPSIGALIMAALLVYLPPISKAGPALLWSVVGFGVVTIIFGLSRWVWLSLLMLALSGALDSISVVIRHTLVQIKTPDHLRGRVAAINSVFISASNELGGFESGAVAALFGPVFSVVSGGIGTILVVVATALIWPEIRKLGALHEDL, from the coding sequence ATGTCTTCGAGCAAACAGAAACAAATCCCCCCTAATACTAAGGCTGCACACGATCCTTTTGCAGCCATGAGATTTCGAGATTATCGGTTATTTACTATTGGGCGTGTTCTCTTGTTTACAGGGGGACAAATGCAAACGGTGGCCATTGGTTGGGAACTTTATGAGCGCACCCATTCCCCTTTGGCGTTAGGTGGAGTGGGATTAGCCCAAGTAACACCCATGATTTTACTGACATTAATAGCAGGTCATGTTGCTGACAAGTATAATCGCCAACGCACTACTTTACTAGCAATTTTCCTGCTGGCTGTTTGTTCACTGGGTTTAGGAGTGATTTCCTACACTAAAGGGGCAATTTTCCTAGTTTATGCTTGTTTAGTGTTAATGGGTGTAGCAAGGGCATTTCTTAAACCTGCCAGTGATGCTTTAATGTGGCAATTGATACCAACTAATGTGTTTGCTAATGCCGCGACTTGGGTAAGTAGTAGCTTTCAGTTAGCATCAGTGATTGGTCCAGCCTTGGGAGGATTTGCCATTGCTATTTTCAAGAGTGCCACCCCAGTGTATATAGTAGCTGCGATCGCCTCTTTATTATGTTTAGCCTCAGTTGCAGCTATTAAACCTCAAAAAACCAACTTTGCCAAAGAACCAATATCTTTAAAATCCTTAGCTGCTGGTGCTGAGTTTGTTTGGAATAATCAAATTATTCTGGCTGCTATTACCTTAGATTTATTTGCAGTTTTATTTGGTGGTGCTGTGGCATTATTACCCGTCTATGCCAAAGATATTTTGCAAGTTGGGCCAGTGGAACTAGGCTATTTACAAGCAGCACCATCCATAGGTGCATTAATTATGGCAGCCTTGCTAGTATATTTACCACCTATCAGCAAAGCTGGACCAGCATTACTGTGGTCAGTTGTGGGATTTGGGGTTGTAACAATTATCTTTGGTTTGTCTCGTTGGGTGTGGTTGTCGTTGTTGATGTTGGCATTAAGTGGGGCGTTAGATAGTATTAGTGTGGTGATTCGCCATACTTTGGTGCAAATTAAAACCCCTGATCATTTACGGGGTCGAGTTGCGGCTATTAACAGTGTGTTTATCAGTGCTTCTAATGAGTTGGGGGGTTTTGAGTCTGGTGCAGTTGCGGCTTTATTTGGGCCTGTTTTCTCTGTGGTTAGCGGGGGAATAGGTACAATTTTGGTGGTAGTTGCTACGGCGTTGATTTGGCCGGAGATACGCAAGTTGGGGGCGTTGCATGAGGATTTATAG
- a CDS encoding MarR family winged helix-turn-helix transcriptional regulator produces the protein MSLDKPSEKCAARVMETVPLLMRFIRAEMRSHSSDSLSIPQLRSLAFLNRNPGASLSEVADHLGVTCATASTTIEKLVQRNLVQRTDNPQERRRVVLNLTREGKLLLEQSQEKTRGEIAEIIESLTPEQVSKIEEGLSLLKNVFEQTETNPP, from the coding sequence ATGAGTTTGGATAAACCCTCTGAAAAATGTGCCGCTAGGGTGATGGAAACTGTCCCCTTATTGATGCGGTTTATCCGAGCCGAAATGCGATCGCACAGTTCTGACTCTTTATCTATACCACAATTGCGATCGCTCGCTTTTCTGAATCGCAATCCTGGTGCTTCCTTGTCTGAGGTAGCAGATCATTTAGGTGTCACCTGTGCTACAGCATCCACAACTATAGAAAAATTAGTCCAACGAAATCTGGTGCAACGTACAGATAATCCTCAAGAACGACGGCGAGTAGTCCTGAATTTGACGAGAGAGGGAAAACTGCTTTTAGAGCAATCCCAGGAAAAAACTCGCGGGGAAATTGCGGAAATTATAGAGAGTTTAACACCAGAACAAGTATCAAAAATTGAAGAAGGGTTAAGTCTACTAAAAAATGTCTTCGAGCAAACAGAAACAAATCCCCCCTAA